One window from the genome of Pedobacter schmidteae encodes:
- a CDS encoding beta-N-acetylhexosaminidase, with product MIKLNKWLLFALFLFSTCLANAQSDIIPFPKEMKENGSSFTITAATRIYYEKGLKQQAELLSAALSPATGFDFVVTELGKTPQNGILLRFDKSLVANKEGYRLNVNNNQINIQASTPAGVFYGVQTMLQLLPTSIYNKQRQKNTLWKIKGVKIEDVPLYPWRGMMLDVARYFFSKDYVLKFIDMMAMYKLNVLHLHLVDDSGWRLEIKKYPKLTSIGAWSGQGAERQGGYYTQDDIKEIVAYATARNVDVIPEIELPAHTLSAIAAYPHLCCTGQQYEVQTQHSISRELYCVGKESTFDFLADVFAETVALFPSKYFHIGGDEAAYDRWKTCPDCQKRKKDLNLQNEKELQAYFNQRVQQMLKKYGKTIVGWDEIIEEGLKDKAVGMIWNERKKADKAFEMGHYSVMTLSAYNYFDAPESSIPGELKAATWIKPISLEKAYLQNPMFTGLDEKYRPLMLGATGALWSDQFIHGTILQELPLLNENRSEKYFDYLAFPRMAALAEICWTPLKKQSWPGFEQRIKTHYNRYDQAGYGYRVPTPKLLSNEKSAEGFVMKLESPVHGAEIRYTTDGTRPNVFSAVYNKPVVVDQLSNFYAITVVNRNQYSLPLYFPETYEKFKPYGQLVREWQPTSISEKVYGVLEMNASGKINKNGNYVLSFWQTKGTSQLDIRGIEIYKNGVKIAEDIHNGYAGTSVENNSYKFTINDYETGAAFTIKAKVKGLETKGVVFIKQE from the coding sequence TGAAAAGGGGTTAAAACAACAGGCCGAATTACTTTCTGCGGCTTTATCGCCTGCTACTGGATTCGACTTTGTGGTTACGGAGTTGGGTAAAACACCTCAAAATGGTATTCTGTTACGATTTGACAAATCGCTGGTGGCCAACAAAGAGGGCTATCGTTTAAACGTAAACAATAACCAGATCAACATTCAGGCTAGTACCCCTGCCGGTGTTTTTTATGGTGTTCAGACCATGTTACAGCTATTGCCTACCTCTATTTACAATAAGCAGCGTCAAAAAAATACCCTATGGAAAATTAAAGGAGTTAAAATTGAGGATGTACCTTTATACCCCTGGAGAGGGATGATGCTGGATGTAGCCAGGTATTTCTTCAGTAAAGATTACGTATTAAAGTTTATTGACATGATGGCCATGTATAAACTGAATGTATTGCATTTACATTTAGTGGATGACTCTGGCTGGCGCCTGGAAATAAAGAAATATCCTAAGCTGACCAGTATAGGTGCCTGGAGTGGCCAGGGTGCAGAGCGTCAGGGTGGCTACTACACGCAGGATGATATCAAGGAAATTGTGGCCTATGCCACGGCTCGGAATGTAGACGTGATTCCTGAAATTGAACTACCGGCCCATACCCTATCTGCAATTGCGGCGTACCCACATTTATGCTGTACCGGACAACAGTATGAGGTGCAAACACAGCATTCCATCAGCAGGGAGTTATATTGTGTTGGGAAAGAATCGACTTTTGATTTTCTTGCCGACGTGTTTGCCGAAACGGTAGCACTTTTCCCTTCTAAATACTTTCATATTGGTGGCGACGAAGCCGCTTACGACAGATGGAAAACCTGTCCTGATTGTCAGAAACGAAAAAAAGATCTAAACCTGCAAAATGAAAAAGAACTACAAGCTTATTTTAATCAGCGTGTACAACAAATGCTGAAAAAGTATGGAAAAACCATTGTAGGTTGGGATGAGATTATTGAGGAAGGCTTAAAAGATAAAGCCGTAGGCATGATATGGAACGAGCGAAAAAAGGCCGATAAAGCCTTCGAAATGGGCCATTATTCGGTAATGACCCTTTCAGCTTATAATTATTTTGATGCTCCGGAAAGCAGTATTCCCGGAGAACTGAAGGCTGCAACCTGGATAAAACCCATCTCACTTGAGAAAGCTTATCTACAGAACCCGATGTTTACGGGCCTGGATGAAAAATACCGTCCATTGATGCTTGGAGCAACAGGCGCTTTATGGTCAGATCAATTTATTCATGGTACAATTTTACAGGAATTGCCATTGTTAAATGAAAACCGATCAGAAAAATATTTTGATTACCTGGCTTTTCCGCGCATGGCTGCACTGGCCGAGATTTGCTGGACACCATTAAAAAAACAAAGCTGGCCAGGATTTGAACAACGGATAAAAACACATTACAACCGTTATGACCAGGCCGGATATGGCTATAGGGTGCCAACACCTAAATTGCTAAGTAATGAAAAAAGTGCCGAAGGCTTTGTCATGAAGCTGGAAAGCCCTGTCCATGGTGCAGAGATCCGTTACACAACAGATGGGACACGACCTAATGTTTTTTCAGCAGTTTACAACAAACCGGTTGTTGTTGACCAGCTCAGTAATTTTTACGCCATTACGGTAGTTAACCGCAATCAGTATTCACTGCCTTTATATTTCCCTGAAACTTATGAGAAATTTAAGCCTTATGGACAGCTGGTAAGGGAATGGCAGCCAACATCCATATCAGAAAAAGTTTATGGGGTTTTGGAAATGAATGCTTCCGGCAAAATCAACAAAAACGGCAACTATGTACTTTCATTCTGGCAAACTAAAGGAACATCCCAATTGGATATCCGCGGTATAGAAATCTATAAAAATGGGGTAAAAATTGCAGAAGACATCCATAATGGATATGCCGGTACTTCTGTGGAAAACAACAGTTATAAATTTACCATAAATGACTACGAAACGGGTGCCGCATTTACCATAAAAGCAAAGGTAAAAGGCTTGGAAACTAAAGGAGTAGTATTTATAAAACAAGAATAA
- the holA gene encoding DNA polymerase III subunit delta — protein sequence MSVADIIKDIKARKFKPVYLLHGEEPYYIDQIIHYMEEHILNDMEKGFNQTVLYGKDTDMSTVMNAAKRYPMMSDYQLIVVKEAQDLKWAKETEGNSKTAEFVLSYFEKPLPSTILVLGYKYANFDKRKKIYKAIDKNGLVFQSDPVRDYKLAQWIDELVKEKGYKIAPQASALMAEYLGTDLSKIANELEKLILNIGKETTIDTDIVQKNIGISKEYNVFELQKALAVKNVLKCNQIINYFADNPKANPMVMVMANLSSYFTKILKYHYLPNKGDAAKELGVNPYFVKDYETAARSFSLPKTFDIIGLLREYDLKSKGVDSTGNTTDGELLKELLFKMLH from the coding sequence ATGAGTGTTGCCGACATAATAAAAGACATTAAAGCAAGAAAATTTAAACCTGTTTACCTGTTACACGGTGAAGAGCCTTACTATATAGATCAGATTATCCATTATATGGAAGAACATATTCTGAATGACATGGAGAAGGGATTTAATCAAACCGTTCTTTACGGTAAGGATACTGATATGTCTACGGTGATGAATGCTGCAAAGCGTTATCCGATGATGTCCGATTATCAATTGATTGTTGTAAAAGAAGCTCAGGATCTGAAATGGGCCAAGGAGACAGAAGGAAATAGTAAAACCGCTGAGTTTGTACTGAGTTATTTTGAAAAGCCATTACCAAGTACTATTCTGGTGCTGGGTTATAAATATGCCAACTTTGATAAGCGCAAAAAGATTTATAAGGCCATTGATAAGAACGGCCTGGTTTTTCAGTCCGACCCGGTGCGGGACTATAAGCTTGCCCAATGGATAGATGAACTGGTGAAAGAAAAGGGGTATAAAATAGCACCCCAGGCATCGGCATTGATGGCGGAGTACCTGGGCACAGACCTTTCTAAAATAGCCAATGAATTAGAAAAGCTTATTCTAAATATTGGTAAAGAAACTACCATTGACACAGATATTGTACAGAAAAATATCGGGATCAGTAAGGAGTATAATGTGTTTGAACTACAAAAAGCACTGGCCGTAAAAAATGTGCTCAAGTGCAATCAAATCATTAATTATTTTGCAGACAATCCTAAAGCAAATCCAATGGTAATGGTGATGGCCAATCTGAGTTCCTATTTTACCAAAATTTTGAAATACCATTATTTGCCAAATAAGGGCGATGCTGCAAAAGAGTTGGGCGTAAATCCTTATTTTGTAAAAGATTATGAAACGGCTGCCCGTAGTTTTAGTCTACCTAAAACTTTCGATATCATCGGTTTGCTACGCGAATATGATCTGAAAAGCAAAGGCGTTGACAGTACCGGGAATACTACTGACGGAGAGCTGTTAAAAGAATTATTATTTAAAATGTTGCATTAA
- a CDS encoding RDD family protein, whose amino-acid sequence MDNSCPICKTIYASDVKFCIKDGARLVAVNNPFEQTQPVAHNPFEQTGSALNNPFEQKTSEPANPFERPAIAPNQFYPKADLGNRFLAALIDGLIFLGLAIPGTATLIFAFFAAYGGEDELTVVSGIFGILLILIPIAYLLVKDGFGQGQSYGKKAFQLIVVDLETNTPCNKSKSLVRNLVSILMGMIPIVGNLIEPIIILATPDGRKVGDRAANTMVINQKDYFNSNHTL is encoded by the coding sequence ATGGATAATTCATGCCCAATATGTAAAACAATCTATGCTTCAGACGTAAAGTTTTGTATAAAAGATGGCGCCAGACTTGTTGCCGTAAACAACCCCTTTGAACAAACACAACCTGTTGCGCACAACCCATTTGAGCAAACAGGATCAGCTCTGAACAATCCTTTTGAACAAAAAACATCGGAACCAGCCAATCCTTTTGAACGACCTGCTATAGCCCCCAATCAGTTTTATCCTAAAGCCGACCTGGGTAATCGCTTTTTAGCAGCATTAATAGATGGTTTGATTTTCCTGGGACTGGCAATTCCTGGTACGGCAACACTTATATTCGCTTTTTTTGCTGCTTATGGTGGCGAGGATGAACTTACTGTCGTGTCGGGTATTTTTGGTATATTGTTAATTTTGATACCTATTGCTTACCTTCTTGTAAAGGATGGCTTTGGTCAAGGTCAGAGTTATGGAAAAAAGGCCTTCCAACTTATTGTGGTTGATCTGGAAACCAACACTCCCTGTAACAAATCAAAATCATTGGTTAGAAACCTGGTTTCCATCTTAATGGGAATGATTCCTATTGTAGGAAACCTGATCGAGCCCATAATAATTTTGGCTACTCCGGATGGCCGCAAGGTTGGCGACCGCGCTGCGAATACGATGGTAATCAACCAAAAAGACTATTTCAATTCAAATCATACCCTATGA